A part of Planctomycetia bacterium genomic DNA contains:
- the icd gene encoding NADP-dependent isocitrate dehydrogenase has product MAGQKITLTDGKLNVPDNPIIPFIEGDGTGVDIWKSSVAVIDAAVNKAYGGKKKIEWMEVLAGEKAFKLKNDWLPEETLTAFRDYLVGIKGPLTTPVGGGITSLNVALRQKLDLYVCLRPVRYFKGVPSPVKTPEKVDMAIFRENTEDIYAGIEFEAGTDRAKKVLEFLKKEFPKDFAKIRFPDTAGIGIKPVSQEGTERLVRAAIKYAIDLKRKSVTFVHKGNIMKYTEGAFMKWGYALAEREFGDKVYTWQQWEKTKAAKGEDAANAEQKEQLKAGKILIKDSIADITLQQVLTRPDEFDVIATLNLNGDYLSDALAAQIGGIGIAPGGNINYVTGHAIFEATHGTAPKYANLDKVNPGSVILSAEMMLRHLGWHEAADLIIKGMDAAIEQKTVTYDFARLMKQEGHNPKEVKCSEFGQAIIKNM; this is encoded by the coding sequence ATGGCTGGTCAGAAAATCACCCTCACGGATGGCAAATTGAACGTACCCGATAACCCCATTATTCCTTTTATTGAAGGTGACGGCACAGGCGTTGATATCTGGAAGTCCTCCGTGGCAGTCATCGATGCTGCAGTGAACAAAGCCTACGGCGGTAAGAAGAAGATCGAATGGATGGAAGTGCTGGCAGGCGAGAAGGCCTTCAAGCTGAAGAACGATTGGCTGCCTGAAGAAACACTCACCGCCTTCCGCGATTATCTGGTCGGCATCAAAGGCCCGCTGACGACTCCCGTTGGCGGCGGGATCACTTCGCTCAACGTTGCATTGCGCCAGAAGCTGGACCTCTACGTCTGTCTGCGCCCTGTGCGTTACTTCAAGGGTGTACCCTCACCTGTGAAGACACCGGAGAAAGTCGACATGGCGATCTTCCGCGAGAACACGGAAGACATCTATGCAGGCATTGAGTTTGAAGCAGGCACCGATCGGGCCAAGAAGGTGCTGGAGTTTCTCAAGAAGGAGTTCCCCAAGGATTTCGCCAAGATTCGCTTCCCCGATACTGCAGGCATCGGCATCAAGCCTGTTTCGCAGGAAGGTACAGAACGCCTGGTGCGTGCAGCAATCAAGTATGCCATCGACTTGAAGCGCAAGTCGGTGACGTTCGTGCATAAAGGCAACATCATGAAGTACACCGAAGGCGCCTTCATGAAATGGGGCTATGCTCTGGCAGAGCGTGAGTTTGGCGACAAAGTCTACACCTGGCAGCAGTGGGAGAAGACCAAAGCAGCCAAAGGTGAAGATGCCGCCAATGCCGAGCAGAAAGAACAGCTCAAAGCGGGCAAGATTCTGATCAAGGACTCCATTGCCGACATCACCTTGCAGCAGGTGCTGACTCGCCCTGATGAGTTCGATGTGATTGCAACGCTGAACCTGAATGGCGATTATCTCTCGGATGCGCTCGCTGCCCAGATCGGTGGCATCGGCATCGCTCCTGGAGGGAACATCAACTATGTGACAGGCCACGCCATCTTCGAGGCCACCCACGGCACTGCTCCGAAGTACGCCAACCTTGACAAGGTGAACCCTGGCTCGGTTATTCTCTCTGCGGAGATGATGCTCCGCCACCTGGGCTGGCACGAGGCAGCTGACCTCATCATTAAGGGTATGGACGCTGCCATCGAGCAGAAGACGGTGACCTACGACTTCGCCCGATTGATGAAGCAGGAAGGACACAACCCCAAGGAAGTGAAGTGCAGCGAGTTCGGCCAGGCGATCATCAAGAATATGTAA
- a CDS encoding sigma-70 family RNA polymerase sigma factor, whose translation MIRQISEQAIYWKTGARVEPNWYVLVRTWGPMVYTTACRVLGNAADAEDVVQDVFTEAVKQWKNKTVRNWGGWLRRMAVCRAIDRLRQRRPSPALDSVAEPTHSLTPDVAMENRELGEQLRESLQQLSEHEAAVFCLRYFEDLSYDEIAKTLDMETAAVGMTLFRARTKLATLMEPIWKEV comes from the coding sequence TTGATTCGACAGATAAGTGAACAGGCAATTTACTGGAAGACAGGAGCACGGGTGGAACCCAACTGGTACGTTCTGGTGCGCACCTGGGGACCGATGGTCTACACAACGGCGTGCCGGGTGTTGGGAAATGCTGCGGATGCTGAAGACGTCGTCCAGGATGTCTTTACCGAAGCAGTAAAGCAGTGGAAGAACAAAACGGTAAGGAATTGGGGTGGCTGGCTGCGACGGATGGCGGTCTGTCGGGCCATTGATCGACTTAGGCAACGGCGGCCCAGCCCAGCGCTCGATAGCGTAGCTGAGCCAACCCATTCGCTGACCCCCGATGTTGCAATGGAAAACAGAGAACTCGGTGAACAGCTGCGTGAATCGCTACAGCAGTTAAGTGAGCATGAAGCAGCTGTCTTCTGCCTGCGCTACTTTGAAGACTTGTCTTACGACGAGATCGCGAAGACGCTTGATATGGAAACGGCTGCCGTGGGTATGACCCTATTTCGGGCTCGCACCAAGCTTGCTACGCTCATGGAACCCATCTGGAAGGAGGTTTGA
- a CDS encoding ThuA domain-containing protein — protein sequence MRNLFVACLVSAFCYSSLIAEDKPWLEILAGQGPGAGKHIVFISGDEEYRSEEALPQLAKILAKHHGFRCTVLFAIDPKDGTINPNVRDNIPGTQTLADADLMVIFTRYRDLPDEQMKPIADYIQSGKPVVGMRTATHAFNMDTKKPRSYMKFSTTGQEWKGGFGKHILGETWVNHHGQHGKQGTRGLLVSNQKEHPILRGIADGDIFGTTDVYTVNLPLRSSCQPLVMGEVTETLESTSAGVKGKLNNPMMPVAWTNSYTSDSGKTGRVFTTTMGASQDLASEGTRRMLVNGCYWAVGLEDKIPAKSEVTIVGEFKPSPFKFDGHVKGKKPADYGK from the coding sequence ATGAGAAACCTGTTCGTTGCCTGCCTGGTATCTGCATTCTGTTACTCCAGTTTAATCGCGGAAGACAAACCCTGGCTGGAGATTCTAGCTGGACAAGGCCCCGGTGCAGGCAAGCACATCGTGTTCATCAGTGGCGATGAAGAGTACCGTTCGGAAGAAGCGTTGCCTCAACTCGCCAAAATACTGGCGAAACATCATGGCTTCCGGTGTACCGTTCTCTTCGCCATCGATCCCAAGGATGGAACCATCAATCCCAATGTTCGTGACAATATCCCAGGCACCCAGACATTGGCTGATGCTGACCTCATGGTGATTTTCACCCGCTATCGCGATCTGCCTGATGAACAGATGAAACCCATTGCCGACTATATTCAGTCTGGCAAACCGGTGGTGGGAATGCGTACTGCCACCCATGCCTTTAACATGGATACGAAGAAACCTCGCAGCTACATGAAGTTTTCCACCACTGGACAGGAATGGAAGGGTGGGTTCGGCAAGCACATTCTCGGTGAAACCTGGGTGAACCACCATGGCCAGCATGGCAAGCAGGGAACTCGAGGCCTTTTGGTAAGCAATCAGAAAGAACATCCCATTCTGCGAGGCATTGCTGATGGTGATATCTTCGGCACGACCGATGTCTATACGGTGAATCTGCCTTTGCGATCTTCGTGCCAACCTCTCGTCATGGGTGAAGTCACTGAAACCCTGGAATCCACTTCTGCTGGAGTGAAAGGAAAACTGAACAATCCGATGATGCCGGTAGCATGGACTAACAGTTACACCAGCGACTCAGGCAAAACAGGAAGAGTTTTTACGACGACGATGGGCGCCTCTCAGGATTTAGCCAGTGAAGGTACACGACGAATGTTAGTCAACGGCTGTTACTGGGCGGTGGGGTTGGAGGACAAGATACCTGCCAAAAGCGAGGTGACGATTGTTGGTGAATTTAAACCAAGCCCATTCAAATTCGATGGGCATGTCAAAGGAAAGAAGCCGGCGGATTACGGAAAGTAA
- a CDS encoding prolipoprotein diacylglyceryl transferase, with translation MRQVLFTIPLPWGNSHIPVFGFGLMLVLAFISAAWLAGRQAKKEGYRSSIPWDVGLYIFIAGVIGARLLSMFVDQKPPKDFMDGIFQFFKIWEGGLVLYGSIPGGLIGYWIAWKTIAKPNKVRTLQIGDWLAPSIALGIAFGRLGCFLNGCCYGDMADPVAFPSAMTVQFPANSNPHSDVVWMRGWQTTYGFQLGTTQADDCMVKAVDTGSSAQQAGLQVNDVIEAINQKVTLTRKELMDALLTVKPYETMQVTVKREGKSVPLSFVPPPSLPLIPTQLMMALDGVILCVLLLTYYSIRRREGAVMALLMMTYAVNRYLIEQLRLDNPEYIGNFTISQAISLGLFVAGLIMMVLVQWKGRPALQPA, from the coding sequence ATGCGACAAGTTCTCTTCACCATACCTTTGCCTTGGGGCAACAGTCATATTCCCGTCTTTGGCTTTGGGCTGATGCTGGTGCTGGCATTTATCTCCGCAGCCTGGCTGGCAGGCCGTCAGGCAAAAAAAGAAGGCTACCGATCATCCATTCCCTGGGATGTAGGGCTTTATATTTTCATCGCTGGCGTCATCGGCGCCAGGCTGCTTTCCATGTTTGTGGACCAGAAACCACCCAAAGACTTCATGGATGGAATCTTCCAGTTCTTCAAAATCTGGGAAGGCGGGCTGGTGCTCTACGGTTCGATCCCAGGCGGCCTGATTGGCTACTGGATTGCCTGGAAAACCATTGCTAAACCCAACAAGGTTCGAACCCTGCAGATTGGTGATTGGCTTGCACCATCCATTGCATTAGGTATTGCCTTTGGTCGCTTGGGATGTTTCCTCAATGGCTGTTGTTATGGCGACATGGCTGATCCGGTAGCATTTCCATCCGCGATGACAGTTCAATTTCCAGCCAACAGCAACCCACACAGCGATGTCGTCTGGATGCGAGGCTGGCAAACCACCTACGGCTTTCAACTGGGAACGACCCAGGCAGATGATTGCATGGTGAAAGCAGTTGATACCGGCTCGTCTGCTCAGCAGGCAGGGCTTCAGGTGAATGACGTCATCGAAGCGATTAACCAGAAAGTCACTCTGACCAGAAAAGAACTGATGGATGCGCTGCTGACGGTGAAACCCTATGAAACCATGCAGGTTACCGTAAAGCGTGAAGGCAAAAGTGTTCCATTGTCCTTTGTTCCGCCGCCAAGTTTGCCACTGATTCCCACGCAACTGATGATGGCACTCGATGGGGTTATTTTGTGTGTCTTATTGTTGACCTATTATTCTATTCGCCGCCGGGAAGGTGCTGTGATGGCGTTACTGATGATGACCTATGCGGTAAACCGCTATCTCATTGAACAGTTGCGTCTTGATAATCCCGAATACATCGGCAACTTCACCATTTCGCAAGCCATAAGCCTGGGATTGTTTGTTGCAGGTTTAATCATGATGGTGCTTGTGCAGTGGAAAGGCAGACCAGCACTGCAGCCTGCCTGA
- a CDS encoding retropepsin-like domain-containing protein — translation MSIALLLLTGLIGIQQDKPPSADEIMQRVRQAMNFSLEKIPEAGLILEGKYISGSGIRGKIRIHFNRQGHFLQQKDSVLGTTLFGYDGKDVWEKDYDGASDLLEPSKPRLSLLWGVLNSGLWIDKSSGMTFTFAKDLALPDQYLLQFSHELSQLTGTISIDKKSLLPQKCKFTVEGEYWTITWNETLSYEGMKLPRNIEIAIIAAGDTKHSHQWDSATAATKTSDNPFRPQISPPTNVTFDASKTALLEVKKSNSGDLLVRPLVNGQDVGWFLLGSGTAGNVLHVRTAKKLGLDTYGEAELRAVGGKVKAYWSRPKTISLGRMILHDPLVFNKELSEELDDASGVPIAGIIGQGTFRCSVIELDYVTSQVALYDPKTYEQERGKKNWQKLHVSRVLGVEAEFEGHKGVFYLTYIPTNMVSFHSPAVKKMNLLEGRELKDIINRGGELAAKTGKLKYFEIGGHRHEDVAALFHTSETGPSSDHGTIGSIGVELLKPFQIVFDYQNRRIAFVKRDAKVP, via the coding sequence ATGTCTATCGCACTTCTGCTGCTCACCGGTCTGATCGGTATCCAGCAAGACAAACCCCCAAGCGCGGATGAGATCATGCAGCGAGTGCGGCAGGCAATGAATTTCTCGCTGGAGAAAATCCCTGAAGCTGGCCTGATTCTGGAAGGCAAATACATTTCCGGAAGCGGTATTCGGGGCAAGATACGAATCCACTTCAACCGCCAGGGCCACTTCCTCCAGCAGAAGGATTCTGTACTCGGAACCACGTTATTTGGCTATGACGGCAAAGATGTCTGGGAGAAAGACTACGATGGGGCGTCCGACCTTCTGGAACCGAGCAAGCCTCGGCTAAGTCTGCTTTGGGGAGTTCTCAACTCCGGTCTCTGGATCGACAAATCTTCCGGAATGACCTTCACTTTCGCCAAGGATTTAGCCTTACCCGATCAGTATCTGTTGCAATTCTCTCACGAACTCAGCCAGCTCACAGGAACCATCAGCATCGACAAGAAGTCGTTGCTTCCCCAAAAATGCAAGTTTACAGTCGAAGGCGAGTATTGGACCATAACGTGGAATGAAACGTTGAGTTATGAGGGCATGAAATTGCCACGGAACATCGAAATCGCGATAATTGCGGCAGGTGATACGAAGCATAGCCATCAATGGGACTCGGCGACAGCCGCCACCAAAACGAGTGATAACCCATTCCGGCCCCAGATCTCTCCCCCCACGAATGTGACGTTTGACGCCAGCAAAACCGCACTACTGGAAGTAAAGAAGTCCAATTCGGGCGATTTGCTGGTTCGCCCCCTCGTCAATGGCCAGGATGTTGGCTGGTTTCTTCTGGGCAGCGGAACGGCAGGCAATGTCCTTCATGTGCGAACTGCCAAGAAGCTGGGACTGGATACCTACGGTGAAGCGGAGTTACGAGCCGTCGGCGGGAAAGTGAAAGCCTACTGGAGCAGGCCGAAAACGATTTCCCTGGGCCGTATGATACTTCATGACCCGCTCGTATTTAACAAGGAGCTTTCGGAGGAACTCGATGATGCCAGTGGTGTTCCCATTGCCGGGATCATCGGCCAGGGAACGTTCCGTTGCAGTGTCATCGAACTCGATTATGTCACTTCTCAAGTCGCTCTTTACGACCCGAAAACCTATGAGCAGGAACGAGGCAAGAAGAACTGGCAGAAGCTCCACGTTTCCAGAGTCCTCGGCGTGGAAGCCGAATTCGAAGGGCACAAGGGAGTCTTCTACCTCACCTATATCCCAACAAATATGGTATCCTTTCATTCCCCGGCCGTGAAGAAGATGAACCTGCTCGAGGGCCGTGAACTCAAAGACATTATCAACAGGGGCGGGGAACTGGCAGCCAAGACGGGTAAGCTGAAGTATTTCGAGATTGGCGGCCATCGCCATGAGGATGTGGCAGCCCTTTTCCACACTTCCGAAACTGGTCCTTCCAGCGATCATGGTACCATCGGGTCTATCGGTGTCGAACTGCTGAAGCCGTTTCAGATCGTGTTCGATTATCAGAATCGCCGGATCGCCTTCGTGAAGCGTGATGCGAAAGTCCCGTAG
- a CDS encoding DUF1761 domain-containing protein, producing MPFTLPWLVIIGAAIVHFALGAFWYGYFGETWLKALHKRKEQLDTRDPTPYLISFLGAVLNAIAIAIVLSWVTPLTETRLLAAFVTTLLLGGAVFAAGSAKHYAFSGWSWKLYAIDLGYDMVGFFLMSLIIAFLR from the coding sequence ATGCCATTCACACTTCCCTGGCTGGTGATCATTGGTGCAGCCATCGTTCACTTTGCACTCGGTGCATTCTGGTACGGCTACTTTGGTGAGACCTGGCTGAAAGCACTGCACAAACGCAAGGAGCAACTCGATACTCGCGATCCAACACCGTATCTGATCTCGTTTCTGGGTGCAGTGCTGAATGCCATCGCCATCGCTATTGTTCTGAGTTGGGTGACACCACTGACGGAAACCCGATTGCTGGCGGCTTTTGTCACTACACTGCTGCTGGGCGGAGCAGTCTTTGCAGCAGGCTCTGCCAAGCACTATGCGTTTTCCGGCTGGTCGTGGAAGTTGTACGCCATTGATCTGGGTTACGATATGGTTGGTTTCTTTCTGATGAGTTTGATTATCGCATTTTTGCGATGA
- the scpB gene encoding SMC-Scp complex subunit ScpB, protein MKRLLHQPVLSLPGQTGRDLERKLPSWKLFFASDLSPSGQGPLVRDQQLAILESLLFAADEPLTPRRLASLLKIRSTDTVKRMIQRLQTLYDADDSALQLVELAGGVQLRTREQFVPWLLKLQPAPHLNLTAASRETLTMIAYKQPITRADLDSLRGVSCIEALRTLLEKGLIRIVGRDKSLGRPVLYGTTRQFLELMGLKSLEALPPLSD, encoded by the coding sequence ATGAAGCGATTATTGCACCAACCTGTTTTATCGCTACCTGGTCAAACCGGTCGTGACCTGGAACGCAAGCTTCCAAGCTGGAAACTATTTTTCGCATCAGACTTATCGCCATCAGGCCAAGGCCCTCTGGTGCGCGATCAGCAACTCGCCATTCTGGAGAGCCTGCTTTTTGCAGCTGACGAACCGCTTACGCCCAGACGACTGGCATCGTTGTTGAAGATTCGTTCAACAGATACGGTCAAACGCATGATCCAGCGACTGCAAACACTCTATGATGCTGATGATAGTGCACTACAACTGGTCGAGCTTGCAGGAGGCGTGCAACTCCGCACGCGGGAACAGTTTGTGCCCTGGTTGCTTAAACTGCAGCCTGCACCTCACTTGAACCTGACAGCAGCTTCGCGAGAAACTTTGACGATGATTGCGTACAAGCAACCGATTACGAGGGCTGATCTCGATTCGCTACGTGGTGTTTCGTGCATTGAAGCGTTGCGAACACTGTTGGAAAAGGGACTGATCCGCATTGTCGGTCGCGATAAATCGCTCGGCAGGCCTGTGCTCTATGGCACAACCAGGCAGTTCCTGGAGCTCATGGGCCTCAAGAGTCTGGAAGCACTTCCCCCGTTAAGTGACTGA
- the nuoH gene encoding NADH-quinone oxidoreductase subunit NuoH — protein sequence MPEGLSILLSAGLAAIILVTLIAVSALFFIWLERKVSARIQDRLGPTRVGRFGWMQTLADGIKLLAKEDFIPAQADRWLFRLAPYLAFLGAFLPLMILPFGAGLFAIESGASVFLLLSLTSLEVFGVILAGYASGNKWSLFGGIRESAQMVSYEVPRTLCVVIVLMTAGTLNLYEIARQQQGFIWNWLIFRDPFLFISFWVFFTCGVAGCKRAPFDLAEAESELVAGFHTEYSGLRWSLFFMAEYGSMFVISGLSCVLFLGGWQSGLLPIDPVQWLGYIAGNIVNAIIFMMKCWLLVTVMMWVRWTLPRLRIDQVMTTCLKYLVPICCICLIGSALWPLLWNTLLPGWMNWRVHPGIPVITPGMP from the coding sequence ATGCCCGAAGGTCTGTCCATTCTTCTGTCTGCTGGTCTTGCCGCCATCATTCTGGTTACCCTGATTGCTGTCTCCGCGTTGTTTTTCATCTGGCTGGAACGCAAAGTATCGGCACGCATTCAGGACAGGCTCGGGCCAACCCGTGTTGGCCGGTTCGGCTGGATGCAGACTCTTGCTGACGGCATCAAATTACTGGCCAAGGAAGATTTCATCCCGGCCCAGGCAGACCGCTGGCTGTTTCGCCTGGCACCCTATTTGGCGTTTCTAGGTGCCTTCCTGCCATTGATGATCTTGCCCTTCGGTGCAGGTCTTTTTGCGATAGAATCCGGTGCCTCCGTGTTTTTGCTGCTTTCTCTCACGAGCCTGGAAGTATTTGGCGTCATTCTCGCTGGCTATGCATCAGGCAACAAGTGGTCACTCTTTGGAGGCATCCGCGAATCTGCCCAGATGGTCAGCTATGAAGTGCCACGAACACTCTGCGTGGTGATAGTGCTGATGACGGCAGGCACGTTGAACCTTTACGAGATTGCCAGGCAGCAGCAGGGATTCATTTGGAACTGGTTGATCTTCCGCGATCCGTTTCTGTTTATTTCCTTCTGGGTCTTTTTCACATGCGGAGTGGCAGGCTGCAAGCGTGCCCCGTTCGACCTGGCTGAAGCGGAATCAGAACTCGTTGCAGGGTTCCACACCGAATACAGCGGCTTGCGCTGGTCGCTCTTTTTCATGGCAGAATATGGCAGCATGTTTGTCATCAGTGGGTTGAGTTGCGTGCTCTTCCTCGGTGGCTGGCAGTCGGGCCTGCTTCCCATCGATCCGGTGCAGTGGCTTGGTTACATTGCAGGCAACATCGTCAATGCCATCATCTTCATGATGAAATGCTGGCTGCTGGTAACAGTCATGATGTGGGTGCGATGGACTTTACCCAGGTTGCGTATTGACCAGGTGATGACAACGTGCCTGAAATACCTCGTTCCTATTTGCTGTATCTGCTTGATCGGCTCAGCTCTCTGGCCTTTGCTGTGGAACACGCTGCTGCCCGGCTGGATGAATTGGCGGGTGCATCCGGGCATCCCGGTCATTACTCCGGGGATGCCATGA
- a CDS encoding NADH-quinone oxidoreductase subunit J: MTLNDFIFWCLALFTGGSALATLVSSQLVRSAVWLLFTLAGVAGLYFQLGFEFLGATQLLIYVGGILVLIVFAIMLTAQGPQVKWLIPKWQWLLTACIAGGLFVLLIISLSSVDWSSYQPTSVKSPTDASNTDRLSLTLLGSTQGEQPQPLPAVPTQNRQIVHNLLVFEIISVHLLVVLIGAAYLARSKRLRRDVA, from the coding sequence ATGACCCTTAACGATTTCATCTTCTGGTGCCTGGCATTGTTCACTGGTGGCTCAGCCTTGGCTACGCTGGTGTCATCGCAACTGGTGCGCTCCGCAGTCTGGCTGCTGTTTACTCTCGCTGGTGTTGCGGGTCTCTATTTCCAGTTAGGCTTTGAGTTTCTCGGAGCGACCCAACTGCTCATTTATGTGGGTGGCATTCTTGTTCTTATCGTGTTTGCGATCATGCTCACAGCTCAGGGGCCTCAGGTAAAATGGTTGATACCAAAGTGGCAGTGGCTGCTTACCGCATGCATTGCAGGTGGCTTGTTCGTTCTGCTCATCATCAGTTTGAGTTCAGTTGACTGGTCAAGTTATCAGCCAACATCGGTGAAGTCGCCAACAGATGCCAGCAATACGGACAGACTTTCATTAACATTGCTAGGGTCAACACAGGGTGAGCAACCTCAGCCTTTACCTGCAGTGCCAACGCAAAACAGGCAGATCGTTCATAATCTGCTGGTGTTCGAAATCATTTCCGTGCATTTGCTGGTGGTGCTTATTGGCGCTGCCTACCTTGCTCGATCCAAAAGACTGCGGAGAGATGTTGCATGA
- the nuoK gene encoding NADH-quinone oxidoreductase subunit NuoK, giving the protein MTVTLMHYLVLAAILFVVGLACIIAKRNAIGTLIGVELILNAAGLNLAAFARYQPAFQLDGQVFTIMVIVLAAAEAAIALAIVLNFYNNAGTVDVDQAQELQG; this is encoded by the coding sequence ATGACTGTTACCCTAATGCATTATCTTGTCCTGGCTGCGATACTCTTTGTGGTGGGCTTAGCCTGCATCATCGCCAAGCGCAATGCCATTGGCACACTCATCGGCGTCGAACTGATTCTCAATGCTGCAGGCCTGAACCTAGCTGCTTTTGCCCGCTATCAGCCTGCATTTCAGTTGGATGGTCAGGTATTCACCATCATGGTCATCGTGCTGGCAGCAGCAGAAGCGGCCATTGCCTTGGCTATTGTTCTCAATTTTTACAACAATGCTGGCACGGTGGATGTTGATCAGGCTCAGGAACTTCAAGGATGA